The DNA region AATTGTTTTTCATGGTTCATCAAGTTTACAGTGTTTCTGCTCTTGACCTTGCATTTCTTACCAATTGTTTGCTTTCCCTCTTGAAGAGTCTTTTCCTCCCTATATTTTGGTAAAAGAAATAATTATGAATTTTCATATAAGCAAGTACAGGAAATGCTAGTTTTGCAGGCTATTGATTTGGTCAAGTTCTCTAAATGTATTTTATTGTGAGTCTGAAAAAACCCctacaaaagaaataaaaagatgcCCACCATGCAAGCTGCAGTTGGGATACTACAGTCGTagtaacatacaacaacaactaagccTCAAATCCATTCTGATTGGGGTGGTAGCAATATAGTCTCGTTGGTTACTTCGTCAAATTTGTATTCATTCTTGATCCAGAAAACTTTTAAGTAATCTGCTATTAGGTATCTTTGATATAAATTTCCTGTTCTCTGCTATGTCTGTGTGGTAAAGTGGACTGTCAAGTCTTCTGTTTCATATATTATCTATGTGACTTGAACTTTCAGCTTGCAGTGATTAGAGCTTTTTAGTCTCCAAGAGAACAGTGCCATAGTCGAATGATCTAGAGTAGTGAGATAAAGGATTCTCAAACACGATGGACGTGTCCTTGTGCTATGCACAGAGTGGAAGAACAGCGTAAGTTGACAATTCCTGTGGAAGGCATGTATTTGGAAGATCTGTTATGTATTAAAATTTTCTCTACTAAATGTACAATTAATGACATTTAAGTTAAAGGAATTTGAGGAGTAATTTGCAAAAAATTGTCCAGGAACTTTTCTAAGAAATCTGTTGTCTGTTGCAGTCAGTAAGTCCATTCCACTAAAACAATTATCTTGGTTGTGGTGGGGCTGGTGTTGAGAGGAGACTGGATGGCTCTATTTGAGATTTAATAGGTGGAAGGACAATGGACCTTTCTATAGAAAAACGATTTGATCCTCCAAAGCTGTCTAGGGACTTCAAGTATTCTGATGCATTGTTTTCTATTATGAATGCATCCTCGAGCTCTCTTACAATGTCTGACATACATGGTCTGTAAGTGGAGTATGTCTCTGTGCATGCCAACGCCACCTCGACCACTCTCCACAGTGCCTCACCATGATACCCTCCCTTGATAGCAGGATCCACAATCTCTTCAACTCTTGAGCTTCTTATTAGAGTTTTCGCCTGTATTTCAAAGTGGATAATTGCATTTGATCAGATGTAAACATGCAAATCAAAAAAGTATATACAGTTGCAAAGTAGTTAAGCTATCAACATCAGTTTATCATTAAGTATCTGTGAATTACCACGTAAGTCATAATATAACACGCTCTTTCTGTgttcaaaagaagaagaaaaaattgagcTTCTCCACACATGACCAGGTTTAATACTTTAATTGAGGCTAGGGTTTCAAACATTCAAAAGAACTTCTGTCTTTTGATGGCACTGTAGTTTGGCAAATAATTTATGGCAAGAGACTGTATATTTCTGATTCCTGAATCTTCAGGTCACATGATGTTTCCTTGATTGAGTATGAACTGAACTTTaatattattccaattttgtgCTACAGTAGAGGGGCTTTTGGTTCTGACAGTAAGGTTACTTCTATATGATTTGGAGGTCATTTTAAAGCCTGAAGATGTGATCACTTTGGGGGTACAGGTTTTTGTTCCTACTCTTATTTTAAGTCTGGGTAATGAGTTCACCATTTTCCATCTGGTGGTTGTTCTCAAGGTGATCATTTTGTATCTCGGTAACTCATGTTTTCATAGGATTCAGTAATAGTAGCAAGTTGTATCTGGAGAATCTCAGTTAAAGGAAAAGCTTGCTAAGTTGTGTCATACCCATTCAACCAAGCTCCACTCATTTCTTGGCTTGTTTATGTTGAGAGGCTCTCGACCTGTTAGGATTTCCAGGAGGACAACTCCAAAGCTGAAGACATCACTTTTTGCTGATAGATGCTGGGTCGAGTAGTACCTATTCAAAAGGAAATCATGAAGAGGCCATGAGCTGGATTTCCCCAAAGATTTTTGAACCATTTGTGCTATAGTGAATACATAACgaatatgaagaaaataaatatactaaTACTTGGAGTTCTTTGTTTATGCATATTATTATGAAACAAGAAGCTCCAACTAGATTCTCTTGGCGATGAGTCAAATAATAATCACTTAGAGTAATCCATATTAAGGTAGAAGAACCGTCCCTTAGGCTATGCTTTAGAAACTTATCTCTTGTTCTAATTTCCTAATGAAGACACAATTTTGAAGAGATTATACTTACTCTGGATCCAAGTACCCAGCTGTCCCTCTTACTTCTAAAGAAGTACCGCTATCCCCTTCTTGAGATGcatattttgaaaatccaaaatcagCAACCTTGGCACACATGCTTTGATCCAGGAGTATGTTACTTGACTTGACATCCCTATGGATCAGACAACGCTCCGAGAAAGTGTGAAGATACATCAAACCTGAAGAAGTTTAAACTTTCTTGCATCATTCATTGCAAGAAGGAAAAGAggaaataacataatgaaaccGACGAATTTGGTATTTTCTGTTTACAAATGTTCCTTCATGATAAGTACTAGGGAATGATTGATTGTTAAACTCTATTAGATTCATGATATGCCTTGAATCTATTTCTGAAAGGTAAGCAAGTTCTCTTTTTATTTACGCATGCTTAAGTCCATAGATATGGCTATAGCAGAGCCTTGTGTTACTTGCCTCTCGCTGCTCCTAAAGCAATGGAAAGTCTGGCTGGCCAGTCTAGAATCTTCCTTTTTGCCGCTGCTCCTATGAGGGAACAAACAAGAAATTAGTGCTGGTTCTTATGATAAAGTGAGAGATAGGAATTTGTTTATGAATGGGGTACCATATAACCGATCCTGTAGGGAGCCGTTTGACATAAAGGGATAAACCAGAATCTGCTGTTCATTCTCGCAGCAGTAGCCAAGAAGAGGGACCAGGTTCTCATGTGTAATAGCTGAGAGAAGGTTCAGCTGTGACACAAATTATAGCAGTGGTTAATTTGCAAGCTGTGCTATTTGTTATGCATGGATGAGGTGCATTATTATAGAGATGGCTCCTGAAAAGCAGGGGCGGACGCACGTTGAGGCAAGGGGTGTCATTCGACACCTTTTACCGGAGaaacttttttacttttatatgtAAAATAACCTGCAGATCGAAATATTTGCTTAATATTATAGAAGTGACACTGCTTGACATTAAGTACTCTGTCCGCTCACTGGTTAAGGATATCTATTTTTCCATTTAGGTCTAGAGTTCGAATCCGAGTATTCAATATTTTTAGCTTTTTATGAAGAAAAGTTATTGTAGCCAGCCGGGTTTGATCCCTCGACTCTGCTCTAAATTAGAGTAGCAAAACCAAATGAACCAGTTACATTAGTTTGACTGCCAAATATTATAATCTCACCCTTTACCTAGTCtaaatgttgaaaaagctttCTCAGTGATGAAGCTGATTAAAACCGACTTACAAAATCGAAGGATAATAAGCTTTTGAGTGGTTGTTTGGTGTCTTATATAGAAACGAagtattttgtaatatttttaatGAGTCTATTATGGAAGTGTTTCGAAAAAAGAGAACTCGTTGAGGAGAGTTGTAATATTATACTTGAATTGTGTTTTTCTAAATTGTGGTGTTGTTATAttaatttattcatttattcaCTTCTTTAAATGTCGACACTGCTTAACAAAAATCCTGCGTACGCCACTGCCGAAGAGCACAGGTCAAATCAGGAGGAAGTAGTTAGTTTTGTTCCCTTGTGAACAGtaatagaaaaaagaagattTATTGCTCAGACCATGTACTGATGCTTTTCTCACATTTTAGGTAGCATCTTTTTTGTTGGTTTAATGCAAATTAAAAAGTTGGGAGGAAATTGGTCTAAAAATACTCTAGATTGGTACCTCGTTATTGAATTCTCGAATCCCCTGAGTCGAAGTGGCTGACCTGACCTTTACAGCCACTTCTTCACCATCAGGTAAGGTACCACGGTAGACGGATCCAAAGCCACCTTCACCTATCAAAGTTTTGTAGTTCTGTGTAATAGCTTGTAAATATTCCAACTTGAAGTTCCTGATAGATATTGACTTCAGCAAGGTAGTATCTGTGCTTGGTATTGAATAAACTGCATCTgtatttgaaagaaaattttgagCATATTGCCTCATTGGGTATAAGTACCAAATTTTTAAAGATATTAACTCTCTTTCAAATTGCTCGAGTTCCTGTCACGAAAGCTCCTTTGCAACAGATGATATAGTTACAGTTTCTGTTTTTAATCGTGGAAGTTTTATGATTTATTCTTATTGACTCCGATCTTAAGCTCTTGCaagcaagaagaaaaaaacacttaaattaTCATGGTATATTATCATGCATTATGCGTGCAGGATTATTTctagctatgttgctcggactctccaaaaatgtttcCTTACCCGTGTCAAATCTTCCAAatatgcactacttttggagaatTCGACACGCACCCGGTGGCATTTTAAAGAGTTCGAGCAACATAGATTTCTAGTGTGCTGAAAGTCTACTTACTCCTTGTGATCGAGTAACTTTTCATAAGAATCTTTGGCCCTGCCATTACTCGTCTTTTGTAGAGGCAGACCATAGAGATAACAACTGCAAGGGTCACTAGGAGAGCTGTACCCACAGCTGCACCTATCACAAGTTTATGCGCTGAACTTGACTTTTGTTTACCATTAGCCATCCCTTTGCTGAAAtgtaaaaaggagaaaaaaaattaggctTATTTCTCTCTCTGTCAGCTCCCTGCTTCTGATATCCTCTTGATTTCCCCTCTCCGGGGCGAAAGTGGACAGTGTAAAATGAtagaaattgttttttttttctgaagacAGGGCAGTGGTGTCATACTCTGTTGTATTATTAGATTCCTTGATGCTATCAGAAAGCTTGTTGCCACTATGAATGTTACTGCTTAAGTATCTGAAGGGACAAGGAAACGAAGATATTAGTGTCACATCATATATTTCATTGATACATATGAAGCATCAAGGCAGCTTGGTCATAAAACTTCTTGTACTGCTTTGGTATTCCTTCAGAGGTTAATCCTCTGTTTGATATTATTTAACTTCTTCATGTCTTGCAATTATTTTATGCGGAAACCAACATAAAAGATTTACCTTGTAGTGAATGTGAAGGATGATGAATACAGTGAGTTTGTGCCACTAGAGGCATTATTGCTGATATCCCTGTCTTTGCAAATAACTTGATTGCTTAGTAAAACTACACCAGATTGCAAATTTGCTTTAAAAGAAAACGAATAGATGAAATATTTGTCTTGATAACAAAGGCTTGGACGTACAGTTTCCTCAGGTGCATCAGTTTTTGGATGCTAGGAGGGCTTGGTCCAGTAAGGCCACCCGAGGAGAGATTCCTGTGGTAGGGAATAAGAGAAAAGGATTAAATGACCTGAAGTGTTATCCGTCTATCTCAAATGTGCTGACTATGCTACGGAGAAGTAAGGTTGAAAAAGTGGTAGATATATTACTTGAAAatgttaagaaaagaaaaaagaaaaaaaatctttgagtATTTGATAGAGAGGGAATAACTTACATCCGAGTGATGACTGAAGTACCATTAACTTGATCACAAGTTAGACCCGGCCATGGAAGGGGAAGACAAGGGTCTCCAGACCAACTCTTCAGCATTTcattgtttttgttgtgttgCAATAATTCCTTCTTCACATTCGCAATTATGTCAACTGAAACATATAGAGAGATAATAAATGCACTTTCTgtaatgcttttcttttatgacattttgAATTCTGCTTATGCATGTATTCTGCTACTATGCATACTTTGAGTAAAATTACCTTCTTCCATGGCTGTTTCTTTAACCAGAGGAAGAGTCTTTAAAATCTCATAACCGTTACAAATGGGTCCCAATTGAGATAGATTTGAGGCCTTGATCATCGTCAGGTTGACAACCCTATTTGCTCTGAACTTCAGAATTACATCCAGGTATCTGGAACCACTAGCCAGTATATCAACCTTGAGTCTCTTTTCGTTgttgatgtatatataaaacACCCTTTGTCCAGCTTGAACTGAGTCATTGGGCTCAAGAAAGTACAGGAAGAGAGAGTAAGTATAATATCCTGTGTCAAGGTCTTCATGCAGGAAGTCCAATCTCTCTGGATGGGTGAGGGCTGTTTGTAACACGAATGTAGGAGGCAGTAAACTGTGTTTTTTTGCAATGACCTGCTGAAAAATGGATGCCTGTGCGAGAGTAACTTGTGGTTCTAGATGTGAGGCTGGTCTCCAAATTCTATCATACTGGTCATATGGGTACCTGAGTTGGCAAGTTTTCATATTATCACTTCCTGATACTGATATGTTTGTCCTTTTTTGTCTTTAAGACAAAAACATGTTTGTTACCATGAAAGAGTATACTGTGTTGTCAATCCAAAATGTAATTCTGAGATAGAATGAAAGAATACCTGATTTCCGCACCCTTGTTTCCAGCATCTACTCTATGTACAAGTTTGAGTACTTCTGAAGGCTCCCTCTTCAGATAATCTGGATTTATTGGTCTGAGTTCAACCTTGGAAATGTAAggatttcctttctttttcaataGACAGAAGTTGGTATAGCTTCTAGTAGCTCGAAAAATCCCCTCAACCTTAAGTTCATCAGATGACTTTACAGTGGCTATTGGTGTGACACCaatcaaaacaacaaaagaagTGTGTGGGAGAGTCTTCTCTTGATTGCCAGAAAGAAATGTACCTCTTACTAGATAGTCATGATCTTTCCTGGTTGGCAAGTTGTAACACCACTTATGACCAATGTCTGAGCTAAAAGATCGAACTCGTTCATAGTGTGCATTCTTGTACACTGGCCTTGATatgcaactttcattttcaggGAACCAAGTTTCATCGGCAATCCAACTTAAGTTGGTGCGTGGCTCTGTAAAGTTTGCAGGAGCACAGCACTGTATACTTAGAAATCCTGCTTGAAATCACATTGAAACTTAGAGGTTAGATTTaatttaagtaaaataaaaataagacaaCTGCATATTACGATGAGGTTTTTCTCATTGGCTTAAACATCATCATAGATATGCTACAAGTAGCTGGTTACTGCTTGCTGTTGTAATGATTTGTGTGTGCCTTGTGTTTGATATTATGGTGTTTTGTAAGGCAGCTAAGTTTGTTTTACCGATCTGCTTAcgctcttctttttatttttatttttataaatcaaTGCGATCTGTTTATGCAGTGTAAGTTGCTTTATAGGCCTGCTATTTTGCAGCACTCATATTTTATTCTATCTGTGGAGCAGTCAAACACAGCTTTATATGATAGTTTGAGGTAATTATTTCTTTTTGAACAAATGATATCAGTGTCTTTATGTagtgattatttatattatttaggaTTTCATTCAGTGAAGTCCCTAGGGCTGAAAGAAAACGAGAAATCATTCAAGTAAAGAGGATTGCCTCAAACCTCTTTAGGGTTCTTGAGGGAATTCAACAACACTATAAACAACACTATAGAAATTAACACGATCAATATCATTCAGAAAGGAGGAAGGAGCAGCTATCTTATTATTGATATAAAAGCAATAGGTAACCATTATATCCTTTTCAAATTAAAGAGATCATAGAATGATTTATGTAGACTAACCTTCTTGTGCAAAGGCAGATTGTATAAGCAGGACCAGGCAGATGATACCACAGTTGCCCAATCTTGTATTCCAGCAATTCTCCACTTCCATCATCCTACTCTCATGGAAGAAAATTGCCCCATCAGGTCATCCAACTCAAAATCTGACTATAGCTATATATCTCATTTATCTTTGGTTATCTACAGTATCCAATTTCCCACTCAtattttattgtaattttaaaatGAAGAACTGATTAAAAACTGCGTGCTGAGAAAAAAGGTACCAGGGGACAAGACAGGTTTGCAGATAGCAAACTGgatgtttgtttgattttcagTGGTTTCTATTCTTGAAGAGCATTGCTAGGGAAGGTGTCAACTAAAAATTAGTTCAAAAATAACGTCACTTATTTTACGTTGTTTATGAGATTATGATTAAACTAATAGTATTGGTCTTTGTTATGGTGGTGTGGGACAATAATTTGTTTAATGATATAACTCAAATTGCTATTATAATAATAGGGTGGAACAACCATTCGTCAATCATCTTCTCTAATTCGTTTCTCCTTTTGTCTGTTACCTGCAGCGAAACCTCAAGGAAATGAGCCTTCTCTTATTAAACTCTCTTTCTTTACTCATATTGTGCTAGTCAAGAAAGCAACCTTTTGGCTCCAGTCAAATGATGGAAGCAAAATTTTCCACATTGTCAAGAATTGCTTCTATTAAGTTTGTAATTTTACTGCATATTTTATTGTGAGGCATTGTAAACACTAGTACTAATTAACCACCACACACACTCTGCCTCCGCCTATGAGTTTAACTCAAGAGTTGGTCATTGTGGTTAGCTGTTAAATCGATTGTAAGACGGAGAATACAAGTCCTATATATGATGTGAAGTAGT from Lycium ferocissimum isolate CSIRO_LF1 chromosome 2, AGI_CSIRO_Lferr_CH_V1, whole genome shotgun sequence includes:
- the LOC132046715 gene encoding nodulation receptor kinase-like → MMEVENCWNTRLGNCGIICLVLLIQSAFAQEGFLSIQCCAPANFTEPRTNLSWIADETWFPENESCISRPVYKNAHYERVRSFSSDIGHKWCYNLPTRKDHDYLVRGTFLSGNQEKTLPHTSFVVLIGVTPIATVKSSDELKVEGIFRATRSYTNFCLLKKKGNPYISKVELRPINPDYLKREPSEVLKLVHRVDAGNKGAEIRYPYDQYDRIWRPASHLEPQVTLAQASIFQQVIAKKHSLLPPTFVLQTALTHPERLDFLHEDLDTGYYTYSLFLYFLEPNDSVQAGQRVFYIYINNEKRLKVDILASGSRYLDVILKFRANRVVNLTMIKASNLSQLGPICNGYEILKTLPLVKETAMEEVDIIANVKKELLQHNKNNEMLKSWSGDPCLPLPWPGLTCDQVNGTSVITRMNLSSGGLTGPSPPSIQKLMHLRKLDISNNASSGTNSLYSSSFTFTTRYLSSNIHSGNKLSDSIKESNNTTDKGMANGKQKSSSAHKLVIGAAVGTALLVTLAVVISMVCLYKRRVMAGPKILMKSYSITRNAVYSIPSTDTTLLKSISIRNFKLEYLQAITQNYKTLIGEGGFGSVYRGTLPDGEEVAVKVRSATSTQGIREFNNELNLLSAITHENLVPLLGYCCENEQQILVYPFMSNGSLQDRLYGAAAKRKILDWPARLSIALGAARGLMYLHTFSERCLIHRDVKSSNILLDQSMCAKVADFGFSKYASQEGDSGTSLEVRGTAGYLDPEYYSTQHLSAKSDVFSFGVVLLEILTGREPLNINKPRNEWSLVEWAKTLIRSSRVEEIVDPAIKGGYHGEALWRVVEVALACTETYSTYRPCMSDIVRELEDAFIIENNASEYLKSLDSFGGSNRFSIERSIVLPPIKSQIEPSSLLSTPAPPQPR